A region of Oscillatoria salina IIICB1 DNA encodes the following proteins:
- a CDS encoding 6-carboxytetrahydropterin synthase: MECIINRRAQFSASHRYWLPELSEAENQQLFGACSRFPGHGHNYVLYVSLAGKLNKYGMVQNLSNVKQTIGREITEQLDYAYLNEAWSEFSETLPTTENIARVIWQRLAPHLTLVKIKLLENPELWAEYQGNGMEASLTISTHFSAAHRLALPELSYEENSEIYGKCARPNGHGHNYHLEVTVKGEIDPRTGMIVDLVAFQQAVEDYVVEPFDHTFLNKDIAYFAEVVPTAENIAIRICQLLQAPIAELGAELDKVKLIESPNNSCEVFCRQVAKNSNTPEKAAPMLASR, from the coding sequence ATGGAATGTATTATCAACCGTCGCGCTCAGTTTAGTGCCAGTCATCGTTATTGGCTACCCGAACTTAGCGAAGCGGAAAATCAGCAGTTATTTGGAGCCTGTAGTCGTTTTCCCGGACACGGACACAACTACGTGCTATATGTATCTCTCGCTGGCAAATTAAACAAATACGGGATGGTACAAAATTTATCTAATGTCAAGCAAACAATCGGACGGGAAATTACCGAACAGCTAGATTATGCTTATCTGAATGAGGCATGGTCGGAATTTAGCGAAACTCTACCAACTACGGAAAATATTGCCAGAGTAATTTGGCAAAGGTTAGCACCTCATCTGACCCTAGTTAAAATTAAGTTATTGGAAAACCCAGAACTTTGGGCAGAATATCAAGGAAACGGTATGGAAGCGTCTTTAACTATTAGCACCCATTTTAGTGCGGCTCATCGGCTCGCTCTTCCCGAACTAAGCTACGAAGAAAATAGTGAAATTTATGGTAAATGCGCTCGTCCTAATGGTCACGGACACAATTACCATTTAGAAGTTACGGTCAAAGGCGAAATTGACCCTCGTACAGGAATGATTGTGGATTTAGTAGCTTTTCAGCAAGCAGTGGAAGACTACGTGGTCGAGCCATTTGACCATACGTTCCTAAATAAAGACATTGCTTATTTTGCTGAGGTAGTTCCCACTGCGGAAAACATTGCTATTCGCATTTGTCAACTATTACAAGCACCGATCGCAGAACTAGGTGCAGAATTAGATAAAGTTAAACTAATTGAAAGTCCGAATAACTCTTGTGAAGTGTTTTGTCGTCAAGTAGCGAAAAATAGTAACACACCAGAAAAAGCCGCACCAATGTTAGCTTCTCGATAG